The window acctcctccaggcTGGTGTCCGAGATCCcgtagccagtgagccccagaagCTCCAGCTGCTGATCCAGCTCTTGAAAGACCATGGCGAAGCTGCCATCCAGGGCGCCCGCGTAGGGCAGCGTAAGCACCAGCTCGTGGGGCAGTTCCTCCACCAGCTGTGCTCCAGGCACATGCTGCCGCACTAGCTCTAGTATCCGGGCTGTACTTGGGGTGATGGGAACGGCATCAGGAGCTGGGGCCTGGCTGCTCTTGTCTGAGGCTCCTCGTGTGTACACTGCGTCTGTGGGCAGAGGTCAGGGGTAAGACTTTCTGGGCCAGGGTACGAAAGCCCAGAGGTAAAGTCTGGGCTCTTGAGTTCTCTGAGTTGCTGCCCCTGCCCTTCCCTCAGGGGTCTCCTGACCCAGGCTCACCTGCCACCGTGCCCTTGTTATCTGACTTCTTTTCCCATCTGGTGTCTTCACGGTCTCCCTTCAAAGAAAGACAGTGGCCCATCTCAGCAAGACAGAGCTGGGGACAGGGCTCAGGGACCAGCTCTAGCCCTCACCTTCGCATCATGCGTGACAAGAGACTGAGAACTCTTCACCAGCGTCAGGTAGTAACCGCAGCCCAAGTGTTGGCGCAAGAAAAGCGGGGACCCACAGCAGCACAAAGAGCCACCTGCCACCATGGCCACACGATCTCCCAAGAGCTCTGCCTCATCCAGGTGGTGAGTGGAGAGAATCAGTGTCCGACCTGGGCATAGGGACCCAACCCATGTGAGTCACTGGGCTCACCAGGTAAAGACCTAAGCAGCAGTGTCTCCCAGGAATTGCCTAACCCTATGCAGCAAACTCCTGTGCATCCCTCAAAACCCCATCCCAGCATAGTTGGAAAGCTTTTCATAGttagaaaccttttttttttggtccctcAAGCAGAAACCAAGGGAACCTCAGGCCATTCCATTCCATCTTCCAACTCTTACCTTCTCTGTACTTCAGTAGCAATTCCCAAATGCCACGGCGGGAAGTGGGGTCCACGCCAGCAGTGGGCTCATCCATGATAACCACGCGAGAGCCACCCACAAAGGCAATGGCCACAGAAAGTTTTCGCTGCATTCCACCTGGTCGGAGAGGGTAGTGGGTGGGCCTGGTGCTGCTGCTTGTGCTCAGATGCTGAATTCTGTGTCCCAAGATCTGGCCCGCGCCACGATGAGCAGATCCTCATGCATACCGGCTTTTGTTGTCTAAACCTTGCCCCCCACTTATCTGTGATTGGTTTATAAAGATGCCCACAGGCTGTAGCtgggcagaggaaagggagatgGGGCTTCCATTCCTGGGCTCGGGGTTACTGACAGGGAAGCAGACAAAGCAGCACAGAGGGATGATACCTGCCCAGCTCTACTGCTTGTAACGCCCATTATAAATAGAAAGGTTTGTGTCTTTTACTTGGGAACaaaatgatctaaggtggggtaggaatccccaaataatatttacagCAACAGGAGAGACAGTGTTAATGTGACCCACCTTGCAATGTGCAGGACAGTCTCCCTTCCCTGCCTGAGTGTACACCAGTGTCCTGGTCAGCCCCGGATGCCCTacaccccctccccaccatgGAGGGAGCCTCTGTAGGCCAGCTCACCAGAGAGGTGACGTGTCTGTGTGTCCCGCTTGGGGATGAGCCCCACATCACGTATCAAATGTTCCTGCTCAGGGCCTATGGCAGCTGCACTCACGCCTTTCAAACGGCCGTAGAACCAAACGTGCTCTTCTACCGTCAGCCTGTGGCCAGGGGTGATGGACAGAGGCTCCCTTGGTATGTGTGTCTCAGAGGATCGCAGCCCCCTCCCACCGCCTCCATCCAAGCCCACCAGAGCTCACATGTCAAACAGCACATTGTACTGTGGGCAGATGCCCAGGTGGGGCCGGATGGCTGCCATGTCGGTTTGCACATCATGGCCCAGGATGGAGGCCGAGCCACTACTGGGTGGGAAGAGACCACTCAAGATGGACCTGTGGGTTCAGGGATCTGAGAAGTTGCCCTTCATGGAAAGAGGAGCCACCTACGCTTTCAGGGCACCTGCTGTATGCTCAGGCTGTATGCTGTAAGCTTGTTCTCCGTTCACAGGGAAGGGCTTCCCAGGAACTCCCTGTCTTCAGCCTACTGTGTGTCTAAACTAGACCCCACTCCTGCTTCCACAGAGCACCAGGAATCCTCGAACTCCAGTGCCTAGGGAACCGATGGGGAAACCGAGGCTCAGGAAGGTCAGCATAGTGGCTGGCAACTCACAGTGTGGTTGTCTTGCCAGCCCCATTGTGACCCAAAAAGGCAGTGATGTGGCCTTCGTAGAAGTCAAGGTTGAGCCCTCGCAGGGCTGGCTGTGGACAGCCACGAAAATGCTTCTTCAGGCCTCGAATGGAGACACCAGGAACCAGGCCAGGGGGTGGCTCTTCCACCAGAACTGTGGAGGGGAAGCAGGGTCAACTGAGAACCAGGGGGTCCCTCAGAGCTTATCAGTGGAATTAAGAGTCAAGGGAGACAGGCGTGGTGGTTAGGTCTGTCAGCTcagctactctggaggctgagggagaCTCGGCCTGGACAACTttcgtgagaccctgtctcaaaataaagtatAGGGTGggggggatgtggctcagtggtagggtcTCTGTCTACAACTGCTCTAGGGAGGCACTGGAGGCGTGGCTCAGGAAGGGAGCTCCTGCCTCAAACCAGCAGAGAGGGGCTGAGAAGGCACTcggtggtagaatgcttgcttagtgtGTAGGAGGCTTGGGAAGGATCCCTAGGGGATGTGGCCAGAGTCCAGGGATCTGGAGTGACTAGGGGATTGAGTTGCCTTGCTGGACCTGTTTCTCTAGGGAAGACAAGGGGGTCAAAACCATTGAGGGTTACTAAGAGTCACGGGACCTCACCCTTGGGATCTTGTGGGGTAGGGGCTGAGACGGAACTCTTGGGAGGTCCAGACCCACACCAGTAGCTCCTCCGAAAAGGGAAATTCCATGGCTCAGGGATTCCATACTGGCCTGGTGGAAAGTGACCCTCGGTTACACTTGTAATATCCATGAGACGTGAGAGCTTCCAGCTACATGCTTGGAATCAGGGCATCCAGGAAGAATGGCCACGAAGCCCGGCCTTCTCCCTCGGTTCCGTCTCTGCTCCTCAGAGACAGCATAGCTAGGAAGTGACTTCCAGGAACCCAATATCCCAGAGACACATCCTATGTCTAAGAGAACTATGATCTCTTGTGTCAGGCCAGTGACCATGCACTCCAGCAGGAGGCTCCACCTATCCTGcggcagtattttttttttttNNNNNNNNNNGgtatttcaagacagagtttctctgtgtagccctggctgtcctggaactcactctgtggaccaggctggcctcgaactgcctacctctgcctcccaagtgctgggattaaaggcgtgccccccccatccccctcctAGGGCAGTATTCTAAAGCAGGCTGTTCCCAGACACCAAGCAGCAGGAGGCAAAGTCTATGCACTTTAGCCACAAGGTCCTGCCTTCTCATCAAAACAGGCCTCTAGGAGCACAATATCACAGAGACACAACCTAAAACATCTCTCATTGTGCCCAGGAATACTCCATCTTGGcctctggcatgcaggtgtgtTCTCCACCCAAGACCCTTCCACTATGGCCCACCTGGGCATACAGCCTCTAGGTACCAGAGGGCAAGGCCGTAGATGCTGGCATCAAGCAACAGGAAGGCAGACACCTGGGCCAGGCTAAAGACATCCTCCGCGGGTCCTGTGCCCAAATTGTGCCACTGAGCTCCGTCGCCCTGCTCCTCCAGTAGCGCCAGGCTTTCGCATCCAAAGCCAAAGGCTACAGGGGACAGCAGGCTCTGGGAAGAGAAAGATGGATCAGGGAGTTGGCAACACTTTGGGGGTGTCTATCCCCTTACACAGATCGAAATGCCCCTTACCGCAGCTAAGAGTCCGCCCAGGGGCAGGCGCTCACGCCAGGCGACACACAGCACATAGGGCAGATAGAGAGCGAAGTAGGCGAGGCCCCCGCAGGCCGCTGCCAGGTTGGCCCTGGAGAAGAAGGCGCTGAGCAGAAAACTCTGAGCCACCGTGGCCACCGCGAAGGCCGCCAAGAAAAGGAAGACTACAACGGGGTGGCTGTAAGGTAGGATGTTCCCTAGCTGGGGAAAGCACGAGAGTTTCAGGATCCCGTTCCAAgacgggggggcggggggggttTAGGGACGCGCGCCCCAAGCTTCACTCCACCAGGGGGACCTCGCTCGCGGACCCCTCACCTTAAGCACTAACACCAGCAACGCGGCGCTGACCAGGAAGGGTCCCAGGCAGCTGAGGGACCAGCCAAGCCAGAGCACCGCGCGGCTCAGCCCCATCGCCCGCATGGTTTCTCGCAGCCGCGTCTCTTTCTCGCGCACCACGGCCTTCACAGTGAGCGCCACGGAATAGATCCAGGCCAGagtcagaaacagaggcagagaccggCTCAGCACCCGCAGGAACCTAGGGTAGTGGGATTATGTAGTGCAGCTGGGTGGCCCCTGCACAcggtgcacacatgcatgtggcacaGGCTCAGCAGCAGCCTCGGAGCGCTGATTCAGTCTAAGGATCACCCAGATCCCAGCACAGGCCACTTTGTTTCTTTATAGGGAGACCCTGAACCCCCTATGGATTCCATGCAGGGTCCCTCCAAACCACAGAGCCCAGACAGGATGCAGGGCACTCTCACACATCATCCACGTAGCAGGGGTGTGGCATCTGCTGCAGATAGAGGCCTGCTCTGGAGTCCCCGCCACTGAGCACGCGCACAGCTGCCTGCTCCAGCAGATCCTGCAGGTACACGAAGCCGCCCCACACATACCGAAGGTCCATGAGAGGATCTGCTGATGGACCTGGGTCCCAAAACCTGAGAAATGCCAGATTCATCAGGTAAGCTACATGACAGTGAAGAAACTGAGCGACCCCGTCCATCACACCTTTCCCCCAGTCCTCTCGTTTCCAGACTCAAGAATGGACTTAGCTAGCTCCCCCATCCCTGTACTTGGAATGTCCCATGTTGTACCTGGCCGGCCTCTCTTTGTAttaggtgtacaccaccactgccgccCTGGGGCAGTATTCTAATGCAGGCTTTCACTGCTTTTGGCTAGGGCACCTCTTTTGGCTTGGTCACACCCCCGTGTAGTTCCTTCCATCACCTCCAATAGCCGTGGTCTTGACCCCACCCACCACACCCTAGGGACCCCCACTGAAGCTCTTGCTCTCACCTGTCCCTGATCTTATTGGTCCTTGTGACATCATCGATATCCATTCGAATCTTGAATCGTAGGTGGCCAGGACCCAGGGCTGGAGATGACAGTTTGGATGGGTCCAGAGGATGCTCTGGGCTCAGGAAGACGATGCCTGCCCAGAGGCGGCGCTCACCCAGCAGCTCCAGGGCACGGGACACAAGAGCTTCCTCTGAGGGCACAGCCTCCAGCTTGTCCAGGGACACACACTGTGGTGGGACATGAATCCCAGGTTCTGGGGTGTGACTGgactcccagcccccaccccttgCCCCTGGGTTCCTCGTAGCCCTAGGTGACCATATACATGGCCAGGAGGCCCCCTCTTGAGACTTAAACAAAGCCCAGATGTCTCTTTGCTCCATCCTCCAAGACAGGGTCATTCCAGAGAAAGGCTCACTCATTCCGCCTTCTATGACAATGCCTTACCTCCATGATTTGGCCCAGGATTCCGGCCAGGCGCCCCACATCTGTGTGGGCCTCACGCCAGCTGTAGCCACCCCTACTAGGATCCAGAAAGTCTCTGATAGCCTCCAACTGCTTTTGGGCTCTGGGTGtctgctgcctctgccctgtGCCCCCCACGTCCAGCAGTctctggggaaggagaaaaatgacaaGTGAGGAGGGATCGACATCCCCCTCCCTTCCCGATCTACATACCACAGCCTGGAAGAGACCTGCTTCCACCCTGACCCACCTGAAGCATGGCCACATTTGTACTGTCATTCATGAAGTTGAAGATCTCGGGTCCCAGCACACCCCAGAGTTCGTGTAGGTCCCTCAAAAGCGCCAGCTCCTCGAAGGTCTGGTTCACCTGCAAGTGGGCACTTAAGATCAGCCTGGCTGCCTGTCCACATCCCTGTCCTGCCCCTGGTCATGTCCCAGTCCCTGCACCTCTGGACCTTTGCCTCTTCATCATCATTAAGCCTCATTGTGttgccctggctgacctggactcagagagatctgcctgcctctgccccaatGCTGGCATTGAAGGCGTGCCCAGAGCCCTGTGCATTTTGTGCATTTCAGGCAACCTCCTAACCATTAAGTTCTGCCCCAAAGCTCCTAACTGAGGGATTGATTTTTAGGCAAGGGCTCTAACCCTGAATTACACGCCCCAACCCCAAGCTCCTAACTAGGGGATCCTACATggggtgggaagatgggaagatTGAAGGCTTGGGAGGGTGGGGCAGATGTTCTACAATCCCTACCCCTATCTGGGGATTCCAGGCAGGGTCTCCAACCTGACCACACCCCCACAGTCCCTCACTGAGGGAGTCTAGGCAGAGGTTCTACTCCTGAACACCTCCCAGCCTTCAGCTGAGTCTTATTCACTGCTACTGGCTACCGGACTAAGGGTACTGTGTAGATCGATGTCCCTTCTTTGGGTCCTGCATCTCACCTGAGCCATGAGTTTCCGAGTGAAGTTTGTGTCAGGTGCAAAGAGAATTTTCCCAAGGATCAGTGGCTTCAGGCGCCTCCAGAGCAGCCGAGACACAGGGTGGTCATCCAGTGCCCCCACGAACTCGGAGCAGGCAGGGCCTGGGATGAGGACAACATGAGCCCCAGGATAACATGCTCACATCTACTCTCCACTGGCCCCACGGGAACCCAACACAGCCCTAAGGACTTACTGAGAGTGTTGTCAGGCAGGGCAGGTGCCAGCTCTGGCCCCATGAACTCGTTGAGCTGGTTGGCTTCATACCAATTGAGGGACAGGCCCCCTGGACTGCTGGGCCCTTTGGTACTGCAGAGGGCCTCCGAAACCAGCTCCAGAGAACCAGCTGACCCTCGGGACCTCCGAAGCAAAGCTCGGAGTTCCATCAGGCTGGGCAGTGTCAGGAGCTACAGAAAAGTTGCCCAGGGCTGCAGGACACCTCCTGAAGACCATCTTGACCACCctttttggcttttggcttttgttttgttttattttgggttttgtttttgaaacagggtttcatgtgGCTGGCTGGCCTTACTTGCTATGACAAGGGAGGTCCAAGAAggacctgcctctacctccggaGTGCTGGAGTGACAGCAGTGTCACCTCTCTGGTTTATGAGGAGTTAGGGctggaatccagggcttcatcCATGCTGGGCAAATGCTCTGCCCACTGACCCACACCCCCCAGCCCATTTGCTTGTTTGCAGGAGGTtatctcactctatagcccagtcTAGCCTCAGATTTGCAATTCTCCCACCTTGTGTCTGGAGCACACTGCTCAGTGGGAGGGATGCCTGAACCTGGGCAGGGATCAGGAGCACCTGTTCGGggccttcccttccctgcctgctTATTGCTTCCTGGCCAGGATAGAGGCTGGCTGGGGCCCGCTCACCTCCTGAGCAACATCCCTGAGAGCATCCGAGAACTTTCTCATGGAATCCTGGGCTTGACCCAGCACAGGCTCCAGGGACACCTGTGAAGAAGCCAGTAAGGATGGCTGACATTGGTGCACTGCTCAGTAGTCCCCTGGCCAAAAATGACCTTGTTCCCATGATCCTCCCACCGAACTGGNNNNNNNNNNCCACCGAGATCCTAtcaccccattttacagatgaggaattgGGGAGCTGAAAGAGACAAGGGCTCATTCCAGGCCAGCACTGGAGTTGCTCACGCCAGCCGCGCCCCCCTCACCCGTTGCAGGATCTTCTCCAGGAGCTCAGTCACTGACCCTTGACTGGTCGGTTGGTTACTCTCTTGTGGGCGTGCTGAGGGGAGGGAATTGCAAATGGCAGGCAAAGCTCAGCTTGCAGTGCCTCCTCCCCTACCCCCTGCCGGAATTACAACCCCACAAGAGGAGGGTTCCCTGTTCCAGGtctctacctccacctccaaCCGCCCTGAGCACAGGGATCAGTTTTCTCAGGGCATCCAGCATGTCCTGGGTGTTGCGGCCCCCCAGCACTGTGCGGGCATCGGCAAGGAGCCTCGAGATcctggggagcagagagggaatGGGAGGCGTGGCCTCAAGAGCCCCAGACCCCATTCGCCAGCCAGCCCCCACCTACCAAGTTCACTCACAAGGATTCCTTAAAGTTGCTCAGGACCCCAGGCTTCTCGCCAGGCGTTGGGTGTTGGAAGCAGGAGTTGTTTACATTGCAGACAAGGCCCTGCAGCCAGGGCATCGTGCCCGCCGATGGTAACGGCTTGTTTGGAAAGTGGCCTGGAGCGGGGAGACACCTGCTCAGCGTCGCCCTCACTTCTGTTATCAGCTCCTTAATGACATGGCCTCCCGCCACACCCAGCTCAGACCCAGCACAAGGCAGGGTGGGAGAGGCTTGTCCCtgtcccaccacacacacacacacagtggctctCACATTCGTGGTGCTCtagtggggggtgggagtggcgGACGGCCActaggatgaagaagaggaagaggggccACAGTAACTCCACTAGTAGCTGGATCTGGGGAGAGAATGTGTAGGAGAATTCGGGAACCGTGATGGACACCTGCCATCACCGCCCCAGCCCCCCGACCAGTATACCCCGGGCGTTACCGGTTGTCTCCGTCGATATGTGTAATTTTTCCACAGTAGGAGCATCAGCTGCGTGCCTAAGGCCATGATGACTCTGGACCGGAAACAGTGGAGAGGACAGAACAAAGAACAGGAGGCTGAGGATGAGCGGACAAATGCCTGCTGGTCTCTGATCCTCATCCTTCCACACATCGGGCTGAGCCGCAGGAAATCTCCCGGAAAGAGCCCCGCAAACACAAGGCACCATAGAAAGAAATTCACTTTTCTTCAGGGAAGTGACCAATAGGAACTCGGCGCGCAGCCGTCTTCGTAGCTGATTGGCTGGAAGGGCTATCGCTGAAGGCTGGGGTCTGGAAGACCCTGTTTGCATTCTTAGGGGGCGGAGCTTGGGTTAAAGCTTGGGGATCCCGGCTCCACCCTCAACCCATCCCCGACCCAGGTCTCGGTTCTGATCACCCCAAGTGACCCCCGGTGACATCCGCAGCCTATGTCTCCTGTGCGGACCCTGTCTCATCTCCAGCTGGCCCTCCATTTTTTAAGagatggaaactgaggctcaagaaGGGGCAAAGTCACGCTCCCAAGGAAACCAGTGATGAACGAGGGTCGACCTCGACGTTAAAAGCATGGGACAGAAGACCACCGGCTAAGAGGAGTCGGGCACAGGCTCCTTGAGCACGCCATTCCTGATTTCGTCATTTTATTCCCCCCAAATCTGTCTGCCCCTGGCCTGCTTCATGATACAGATAGGGAAAACTGAGGCTGATAGAGAGGGGAAATTGCCAAAG is drawn from Mastomys coucha isolate ucsf_1 unplaced genomic scaffold, UCSF_Mcou_1 pScaffold4, whole genome shotgun sequence and contains these coding sequences:
- the Abca7 gene encoding phospholipid-transporting ATPase ABCA7 isoform X6; protein product: MALGTQLMLLLWKNYTYRRRQPIQLLVELLWPLFLFFILVAVRHSHPPLEHHECHFPNKPLPSAGTMPWLQGLVCNVNNSCFQHPTPGEKPGVLSNFKESLISRLLADARTVLGGRNTQDMLDALRKLIPVLRAVGGGARPQESNQPTSQGSVTELLEKILQRVSLEPVLGQAQDSMRKFSDALRDVAQELLTLPSLMELRALLRRSRGSAGSLELVSEALCSTKGPSSPGGLSLNWYEANQLNEFMGPELAPALPDNTLSPACSEFVGALDDHPVSRLLWRRLKPLILGKILFAPDTNFTRKLMAQVNQTFEELALLRDLHELWGVLGPEIFNFMNDSTNVAMLQRLLDVGGTGQRQQTPRAQKQLEAIRDFLDPSRGGYSWREAHTDVGRLAGILGQIMECVSLDKLEAVPSEEALVSRALELLGERRLWAGIVFLSPEHPLDPSKLSSPALGPGHLRFKIRMDIDDVTRTNKIRDRFWDPGPSADPLMDLRYVWGGFVYLQDLLEQAAVRVLSGGDSRAGLYLQQMPHPCYVDDVFLRVLSRSLPLFLTLAWIYSVALTVKAVVREKETRLRETMRAMGLSRAVLWLGWSLSCLGPFLVSAALLVLVLKLGNILPYSHPVVVFLFLAAFAVATVAQSFLLSAFFSRANLAAACGGLAYFALYLPYVLCVAWRERLPLGGLLAASLLSPVAFGFGCESLALLEEQGDGAQWHNLGTGPAEDVFSLAQVSAFLLLDASIYGLALWYLEAVCPGQYGIPEPWNFPFRRSYWCGSGPPKSSVSAPTPQDPKVLVEEPPPGLVPGVSIRGLKKHFRGCPQPALRGLNLDFYEGHITAFLGHNGAGKTTTLSILSGLFPPSSGSASILGHDVQTDMAAIRPHLGICPQYNVLFDMLTVEEHVWFYGRLKGVSAAAIGPEQEHLIRDVGLIPKRDTQTRHLSGGMQRKLSVAIAFVGGSRVVIMDEPTAGVDPTSRRGIWELLLKYREGRTLILSTHHLDEAELLGDRVAMVAGGSLCCCGSPLFLRQHLGCGYYLTLVKSSQSLVTHDAKGDREDTRWEKKSDNKGTVADAVYTRGASDKSSQAPAPDAVPITPSTARILELVRQHVPGAQLVEELPHELVLTLPYAGALDGSFAMVFQELDQQLELLGLTGYGISDTSLEEIFLKVVEDAHREGGDSDSRQQLHLRTCTPQPPTGLEASVLENGELAPQGSAPNAAQVQGWTLTCQQLRALLHKRFLLARRSRRGLFAQIVLPALFVGLALFFSLIVPPFGQYPPLQLSPAMYGPQVSFFSEDAPGDPNRMKLLEALLGEAGLQDSSVHGKAARGSECTHSLACYFTVPEVPPNVASILASGNWTPESPSPACQCSQPGVRRLLPDCPAGAGGPPPPQAVAGFGEVIQNLTGRNVSDFLVKTYPSLVRRGLKTKKWVDEVRYGGFSLGGRDPDLPSGHEVARTVAEMRALLSPQPGNVLDRILNNLTQWALGLDARNSLKIWFNNKGWHAMVAFVNRANNGLLHALLPSGPARHNHSIITLNHPLNLTKEQLSEATLIASSVDVLVSICVVFAMSFVPASFTLVLIEERITRAKHLQLVSGLPQTLYWLGNFLWDMCNYLVAVCIVVLIFLAFQQRAYVAPENLPALLLLLLLYGWSITPLMYPASFFFSVPSTAYVVLTCINLFIGINSSMATFVLELLSDQNLQEVSRILKQVFLIFPHFCLGRGLIDMVRNQAMADAFERLGDKQFQSPLRWDIIGKNLLAMVAQGPLFLLITLLLQHRNRLLPQPKPRLLPPLGEEDEDVAQERERVTKGTTQGDVLVLRDLTKVYRGQRSPAVDRLCIGIPPGECFGLLGVNGAGKTSTFRMVTGDTLPSSGEAVLAGHNVAQEPSAAHRNMGYCPQSDAIFDLLTGREHLELFARLRGVPEAQVAQTALSGLVRLGLPNYADRPAGTYSGGNKRKLATALALVGDPAVVFLDEPTTGMDPSARRFLWNSLLSVVREGRSVVLTSHSMEECEALCTRLAIMVNGRFRCLGSAQHLKGRFGAGHTLTLRVPPDQPEPAIAFIRTTFPGAELREVHGSRLRFQLPPGAGCTLAGVFRELAAQGKAHGVEDFSVSQTTLEEVFLYFSKDQGDEEEGSREETEAGEVSAPGWQHPKHVSRFLEDPSSVETMI
- the Abca7 gene encoding phospholipid-transporting ATPase ABCA7 isoform X2; the encoded protein is MCGRMRIRDQQAFVRSSSASCSLFCPLHCFRSRVIMALGTQLMLLLWKNYTYRRRQPIQLLVELLWPLFLFFILVAVRHSHPPLEHHECHFPNKPLPSAGTMPWLQGLVCNVNNSCFQHPTPGEKPGVLSNFKESLISRLLADARTVLGGRNTQDMLDALRKLIPVLRAVGGGARPQESNQPTSQGSVTELLEKILQRVSLEPVLGQAQDSMRKFSDALRDVAQELLTLPSLMELRALLRRSRGSAGSLELVSEALCSTKGPSSPGGLSLNWYEANQLNEFMGPELAPALPDNTLSPACSEFVGALDDHPVSRLLWRRLKPLILGKILFAPDTNFTRKLMAQVNQTFEELALLRDLHELWGVLGPEIFNFMNDSTNVAMLQRLLDVGGTGQRQQTPRAQKQLEAIRDFLDPSRGGYSWREAHTDVGRLAGILGQIMECVSLDKLEAVPSEEALVSRALELLGERRLWAGIVFLSPEHPLDPSKLSSPALGPGHLRFKIRMDIDDVTRTNKIRDRFWDPGPSADPLMDLRYVWGGFVYLQDLLEQAAVRVLSGGDSRAGLYLQQMPHPCYVDDVFLRVLSRSLPLFLTLAWIYSVALTVKAVVREKETRLRETMRAMGLSRAVLWLGWSLSCLGPFLVSAALLVLVLKLGNILPYSHPVVVFLFLAAFAVATVAQSFLLSAFFSRANLAAACGGLAYFALYLPYVLCVAWRERLPLGGLLAASLLSPVAFGFGCESLALLEEQGDGAQWHNLGTGPAEDVFSLAQVSAFLLLDASIYGLALWYLEAVCPGQYGIPEPWNFPFRRSYWCGSGPPKSSVSAPTPQDPKVLVEEPPPGLVPGVSIRGLKKHFRGCPQPALRGLNLDFYEGHITAFLGHNGAGKTTTLSILSGLFPPSSGSASILGHDVQTDMAAIRPHLGICPQYNVLFDMLTVEEHVWFYGRLKGVSAAAIGPEQEHLIRDVGLIPKRDTQTRHLSGGMQRKLSVAIAFVGGSRVVIMDEPTAGVDPTSRRGIWELLLKYREGRTLILSTHHLDEAELLGDRVAMVAGGSLCCCGSPLFLRQHLGCGYYLTLVKSSQSLVTHDAKGDREDTRWEKKSDNKGTVADAVYTRGASDKSSQAPAPDAVPITPSTARILELVRQHVPGAQLVEELPHELVLTLPYAGALDGSFAMVFQELDQQLELLGLTGYGISDTSLEEIFLKVVEDAHREGGDSDSRQQLHLRTCTPQPPTGLEASVLENGELAPQGSAPNAAQVQGWTLTCQQLRALLHKRFLLARRSRRGLFAQIVLPALFVGLALFFSLIVPPFGQYPPLQLSPAMYGPQVSFFSEDAPGDPNRMKLLEALLGEAGLQDSSVHGKAARGSECTHSLACYFTVPEVPPNVASILASGNWTPESPSPACQCSQPGVRRLLPDCPAGAGGPPPPQAVAGFGEVIQNLTGRNVSDFLVKTYPSLVRRGLKTKKWVDEVRYGGFSLGGRDPDLPSGHEVARTVAEMRALLSPQPGNVLDRILNNLTQWALGLDARNSLKIWFNNKGWHAMVAFVNRANNGLLHALLPSGPARHNHSIITLNHPLNLTKEQLSEATLIASSVDVLVSICVVFAMSFVPASFTLVLIEERITRAKHLQLVSGLPQTLYWLGNFLWDMCNYLVAVCIVVLIFLAFQQRAYVAPENLPALLLLLLLYGWSITPLMYPASFFFSVPSTAYVVLTCINLFIGINSSMATFVLELLSDQNLQEVSRILKQVFLIFPHFCLGRGLIDMVRNQAMADAFERLGDKQFQSPLRWDIIGKNLLAMVAQGPLFLLITLLLQHRNRLLPQPKPRLLPPLGEEDEDVAQERERVTKGTTQGDVLVLRDLTKVYRGQRSPAVDRLCIGIPPGECFGLLGVNGAGKTSTFRMVTGDTLPSSGEAVLAGHNVAQEPSAAHRNMGYCPQSDAIFDLLTGREHLELFARLRGVPEAQVAQTALSGLVRLGLPNYADRPAGTYSGGNKRKLATALALVGDPAVVFLDEPTTGMDPSARRFLWNSLLSVVREGRSVVLTSHSMEECEALCTRLAIMVNGRFRCLGSAQHLKGRFGAGHTLTLRVPPDQPEPAIAFIRTTFPGAELREVHGSRLRFQLPPGAGCTLAGVFRELAAQGKAHGVEDFSVSQTTLEEVFLYFSKDQGDEEEGSREETEAGEVSAPGWQHPKHVSRFLEDPSSVETMI